From Theileria orientalis strain Shintoku DNA, chromosome 4, complete genome, the proteins below share one genomic window:
- a CDS encoding uncharacterized protein (zinc finger, RING-type domain containing protein): MGWWYVRKQLGDKSSFMWYNKIYKSLKLSSFVNCQYIFYSNFNKITKQWWGATHFRVGSRNQPRPNKGFKLSQFDSIGKTVEYFRRNRWWKRLRRGNIANAINSIKNDEKNIVIKHTYEYKLTKQSKCVIVVTSRDIEKLERGEVKMPKKDLSIIYKRRGDTYKEKLPLKGQKKMQEDVNSNHLLINMENSNRRRARRTPLGFPIFRQRRLSGESQGEVEANPDRPVEVCLYIALVFVLMLILGLNFIPWAETPSLQGGPVLFSTYYTSKYNLCLTYEDKNAVTGGEVGGREKECIDGDVDITLLYKDVALEGYYRVYAVFSFELDYQGKWYAPWKKKHFFSSKNKDKRLVIGLSNLIHQGTMRATNAEEALENIWDYTYLKNMNAENNSKDASADDSDIEVVNGSGDGHVANRRTETVSDVTVTKINDDNGNSDIGISNSSNSSDYGMTIGSTHGNYVTGATGFTLDSTGDSDGETGGDESGDLMDDEYAKQLKKQLLEFLNNELREDEDDESIERDIEKIIGAGTGSDMDLVFASGEDNESETTEGVTLYLNSFVPNFINVNNMSSKMFKGLTKGDSTYNIYNEGKSLLNSIRLNTWNEFSSQFNVYNYNLQLNLKDNPLELYLASQRKRGKKSRGGRSGREKMKNKAKSLRMLDEFYLLNLRKFVQNEYQHISNFDTSLLNIFNVFKTMNPYRHYFKKKKTETKETESKTRREESKHIPDDDDVKLDQETLNKYFGPVDWNAKPLESTAADAVAVKTVKSSSETNKIKTIRIGGNSDESDSADGKQEKESGSGSGGYGGVGESERSTGAGTGPASGETDIEGAMWCNDMNVDVTFKGKEKSFKSLRTAANVFLILFMAKALSEIGLLWRQFEVVESAAQGRTVSLMTLSLLSFQDVLDLFLLLYHANSFIDMAPGYLLMIISKALIICMLYQNLIVLVWRASHSYHIRRGWMQTQKSFLLFYKLAMLGKARPHQAYYFTFMGIVVIILYFFYEAFPFLIVLSFWSWVPQILLDVWRGHNNSLSMAFIVSSVVLKMFFPIYLFFTPTNVFTVDKFASGYLGQNRKLVYIITFIASVQLILIAVQRLKGPRSFVSWSILPKIYSYVRPWSKIMQDDDQECVICMYDIVQSNRDWCLTPCDHLFHTKCLKDWTSIKLECPNCRRPIPPITHKGQYHDNKVVKTNITDNRVVKAE, encoded by the exons ATGGGTTGGTGGTACGTTAGGAAACAGTTGGGTGACAAAAGTTCATTTATGTGGtacaacaaaatatataaatccCTTAAACTGAGCAGTTTTGTAAACTGCCAATACatat TTTACTcgaattttaataaaataacgaAGCAATGGTGGGGAGCTACTCACTTTAGAGTCGGAAGTAGGAATCAGCCGAGGCCGAATAAAGGATTTAAACTCAGCCAGTTTGATTCAATAGGAAAGACGGTTGAGTATTTCAG AAGAAATAGGTGGTGGAAGCGCCTACGAAGAGGCAACATAGCAAATGCAATCAATtcgataaaaaatgatgaaaaaaaCATAG TAATAAAGCACACATACGAATATAAACTTACAAAACAGAGTAAATGTGTCATTGTAGTTACATCGAGAGATATAGAAAAACTCGAAAGAGGAGAAGTGAAAATGCCAAAAAAAGATTTGTCAATCATATACAA gagaagaggagaTACATATAAGGAAAAGTTGCCGCTAAAAGGGCAAAA AAAAATGCAAGAAGATGTTAACAGTAATCACCTGTTGATTAACATGGAAAACAGTAATAGAAGAAGGGCGAGAAGGACACCCTTGGGTTTTCCGATCTTCAGACAACGCAGACTTTCAGGAGAGTCGCAGGGCGAGGTAGAAGCGAATCCAGACAGACCAGTGGAAGTATGCCTGTACATAGCGCTAGTGTTCGTCCTAATGCTGATACTGGGATTGAATTTCATCCCCTGGGCAGAAACGCCGTCACTGCAAGGGGGCCCAGTGCTATTTAGCACATACTACACCTCGAAGTATAACCTGTGTCTGACCTACGAGGACAAAAATGCAGTAACCGGAGGAGAAGTGGGAGGAAGGGAGAAGGAGTGCATCGACGGAGACGTCGACATAACGCTGCTCTACAAGGACGTGGCCCTCGAGGGCTACTACAGAGTGTACGCAGTCTTCTCCTTCGAGCTGGACTACCAGGGCAAGTGGTACGCCCcgtggaagaagaagcacttcttctcctcgaaGAACAAAGATAAGCGCCTGGTGATAGGCCTGAGTAACCTAATACACCAGGGCACCATGAGAGCAACCAACGCGGAAGAGGCCCTAGAAAATATCTGGGACTACACATACTTGAAAAACATGAACGCAGAAAACAACAGCAAAGACGCGAGTGCAGACGATAGCGACATTGAAGTCGTCAACGGTAGTGGAGATGGCCACGTTGCCAACAGGAGAACAGAGACTGTCAGTGATGTAACCGTAAC taaaataaatgacGACAATGGAAATAGCGACATTGGTATCAGcaacagtagtaatagtagtgaCTATGGTATGACTATTGGGAGTACCCATGGAAATTATGTCACCGGTGCCACAGGGTTCACTTTAGACAGTACAGGTGACAGTGATGGTGAGACTGGGGGAGATGAAAGCGGGGATCTGATGGACGACGAGTACGCAAAGCAGCTGAAAAAACAACTCTTGGAGTTCCTAAACAATGAGCTAAGagaagacgaagacgaTGAGAGCATCGAGAGAGACATAGAGAAGATAATAGGAGCAGGAACAGGATCGGATATGGATTTGGTATTCGCAAGTGGAGAAGATAACGAAAGCGAAACGACGGAAGGAGTGACGCTGTACCTTAACTCCTTCGTGCCCAACTTCATAAACGTGAATAACATGTCGAGTAAAATGTTCAAAGGACTAACGAAGGGAGATAGCACGTATAACATATACAACGAAGGAAAGAGTCTGTTGAACAGCATAAGACTTAACACGTGGAACGAGTTCTCGAGCCAATTCAACGTGTACAACTATAACCTGCAGCTTAATTTGAAAGATAACCCGCTGGAATTATACCTGGCAAGTCAAAGaaaaagaggaaaaaaGAGTCGAGGAGGTAGGAGTGGAAGAGaaaagatgaaaaacaaaGCGAAGTCGTTGAGGATGCTGGACGAGTTCTACCTCCTGAACCTGAGAAAGTTCGTACAAAACGAGTACCAGCACATATCGAACTTTGACACGTCACTGTTGAACATATTCAACGTATTCAAGACGATGAATCCGTACAGACACTATTttaagaagaagaaaacgGAAACGAAGGAAACGGAAAGTAAAACGAGAAGGGAGGAGTCGAAGCACATACCGGACGACGATGACGTGAAGCTGGACCAGGAAACGCTGAATAAGTATTTTGGACCAGTAGACTGGAATGCAAAGCCGTTAGAGAGTACAGCTGCTGACGCCGTAGCCGTCAAGACGGTTAAGAGTAGCAGTGAgactaataaaattaaaaccaTAAGAATTGGAGGTAACAGCGATGAGTCAGACTCAGCAGACGGTAAGCAAGAGAAGGAAAGTGGAAGTGGCAGTGGCGGTTATGGTGGAGTAGGCGAGTCTGAGCGCAGCACGGGCGCCGGAACAGGGCCAGCGAGCGGAGAGACGGACATAGAAGGGGCCATGTGGTGTAACGACATGAACGTGGACGTGACCTTCAAGGGAAAGGAAAAGAGCTTCAAGTCGCTGAGGACAGCAGCAAACGTGTTCCTGATCCTCTTCATGGCGAAGGCGCTGAGCGAAATAGGGCTCCTGTGGCGCCAGTTTGAAGTGGTCGAGTCGGCAGCACAGGGAAGAACAGTGAGTCTGATGACGCTCTCGCTGCTCAGCTTCCAGGACGTGCTGGACCTCTTCCTGCTGCTCTACCACGCAAACTCCTTCATCGACATGGCGCCAGGGTACCTGCTGATGATCATCTCGAAGGCGCTGATAATATGCATGCTCTACCAGAACCTGATCGTGCTGGTGTGGCGAGCCTCGCACTCGTACCACATAAGAAGAGGCTGGATGCAAACACAAAAGTCGTTTCTGCTGTTTTACAA GCTAGCTATGCTAGGGAAGGCTAGGCCACACCAGGC GTACTACTTCACGTTCATGGGAATCGTGGTCATCATACTGTACTTCTTCTACGAGGCGTTCCCGTTCCTGATCGTGCTCTCCTTCTGGTCGTGGGTGCCGCAGATACTGCTCGACGTGTGGAGAGGACACAACAACTCGCTGAGCATGGCCTTCATCGTCTCCTCAGTGGTGCTGAAGATGTTCTTCCCAATATACCTGTTCTTCACGCCGACAAACGTGTTCACCGTGGACAAGTTCGCCTCAGGATACCTGGGACAAAATCGCAAACTAGTGTACATTATAACCTTCATAGCGTCAGTGCAGCTGATACTGATCGCAGTGCAGAGGCTTAAGGGGCCGCGCTCCTTCGTGAGCTGGTCAATTCTGCCGAAGATATACTCGTACGTGCGGCCGTGGTCGAAGATCATGCAGGACGACGACCAGGAGTGCGTGATATGCATGTACGACATAGTGCAATCAAACAG GGACTGGTGTCTGACGCCATGTGACCACTTATTCCACACGAAGTGCCTTAAGGATTGGACGTCAATCAAGTTAGAGTGCCCTAACTGTAGACGGCCAATACCACCGATAACACA TAAAGGCCAGTACCACGATAACAAAGTTGTAAAGACCAATATTACCGATAACAGAGTAGTAAAGGCCGAGTAA
- a CDS encoding uncharacterized protein (WD40 repeat-like domain containing protein): protein MIGVGKSGIFVLDSNGRISETISNESFISNSNGCVISKNQLCISQLDKAKLVFLANNQLFRASVPEIMTSLDFSSEGELLFCGSKSGKLYVWQVRLGNLLFCEQIFYNEITDVKIDCNNSKLLLSSSNGDICLVDLLALFSNKLVLKNYLGHTSHVLSVCNLLYGIHGGRVSFLSVSRDRNLRFWHHDNVNTVLSKQLSSNPIKMYKDKYSICCYITCEDGNLITVNLNDFSVNYSKLHGGPIYSFVELDNFITFGIDGVKIWDKSNHTLLKYHQSGISLNHLFGGQLPNSSFKFKLLKFHKQEDDLERYIVPLSM from the exons ATGATTGGAGTTGGTAAGTCAGGAATCTTCGTCCTGGATTCGAATGGGCGGATAAGCGAGACCATATCCAAT GaatcttttatttcaaattcAAACGGTTGTGTTATTTCTAAAAATCAACTTTGTATTTCGCAATTGGACAAAGCCAAATTAGTTTTTTTGGCTAATAATCAGCTTTTTAGAGCTTCCGTGCCTGAAATC ATGACTTCTCTGGACTTTTCTTCAGAGGGAGAGCTGCTATTTTGTGGCAGCAAGAGTGGGAAATTATACGTATGGCAG GTTAGGCTGGGAAACCTGCTGTTCTGTGAGcagatattttacaatgaGATAACTGATGTCAAAATTGACTGTAATAACTCAAAATTGCTACTATCCTCCTCAAATGGAGATATTTGTTTGGTGGATTTATTGGCTCTATTTAGTAACAAGTtggttttaaaaaactatTTGGGACACACATCGCACGTTTTATCG gTTTGCAATCTACTGTATGGTATTCACGGCGGTAGGGTATCTTTTTTATCCGTATCAAGGGATCGGAACTTGAGGTTCTGGCACCACGACAATGTTAACACTGTTCTCTCCAAGCAGTTGAGTTCGAACCCTATTAAGATGTACAAG gaCAAATACTCCATATGTTGCTATATCACCTGCGAAGATGGCAACTTGATAACGGTTAACTTGAACGACTTTAGCGTTAATTACTCCAAATTGCACGG aGGTCCAATTTATAGCTTTGTGGAATTGGATAATTTTATCACTTTTGGCATTGACGGCGTTAAGATATGGGATAAGTCGAACCACACTCTGCTCAAATACCATCAATCAG GAATAAGCCTGAATCACCTTTTCGGAGGCCAGCTACCTAACTCCAGTTTCAAATTTAAGCTTCTCAAGTTCCACAAACAGGAAGATGACTTGGAGCGGTACATCGTCCCCTTGTCAATGTGA
- a CDS encoding uncharacterized protein (WD40 repeat-like domain containing protein), with protein MDDKLDNCITNKCHNNCITSVSLFEDRIVSGGKDSTILIHQKAESELKCLARYNLTNLNGLKCNVTTVDYKDDLILASTSLGVVDLIETPSSMSIKFNAHRNLVSCVKFYSENSIITSGFDNKVRLWDLRNLKFPLYDLMGHTASVNNIDSLPSDRKDDYLVTFGEGYEKILSTGSDRTVNAGTHTVFKIPNEMSQNVESCCLITKVPTHVFAVGLDSNYLLIYSSMSKNHIFKHSFGRNVSVNCIKHHEGLLLVGTNAGELCVFKLQDGFTMNDIVVKKSVPGEFFEGSLPEDAINLTLILALGTEVRLGRWSTVKSKEAKNYLVIKQLSIRK; from the exons atGGATGATAAACTAGATAATTGTATAACAAATAAGTGCCATAATAACTGTATCACGTCCGTAAGCCTGTTCGAGGATAGAATAGTATCCGGAGGaaaagattccacaattttaatacacCAAAAGGCAGAGTCGGAGCTAAAGTGCTTAGCAAGGTATAACCTGACGAACCTAAACGGACTAAAATGTAACGTAACGACCGTAGACTACAAGGACGATCTGATACTGGCCTCGACGTCTCTGGGAGTAGTGGACCTCATAGAGACTCCCTCGAGCATGAGCATCAAGTTCAACGCACACAGGAACTTGGTGAGCTGCGTGAAGTTCTACTCGGAAAACTCGATCATCACCTCGGGCTTTGACAACAAGGTGAGGCTGTGGGACCTGAGGAACCTGAAGTTCCCGCTCTACGACCTGATGGGCCACACAGCATCGGTAAACAACATTGACAGCCTGCCGTCGGACCGAAAGGACGACTACCTGGTCACATTCGGAGAGGGCTACGAGAAGATATTGTCGACCGGCTCAGACAGAACA GTGAACGCGGGAACGCACACGGTCTTTAAAATCCCAAACGAAATGTCGCAAAACGTCGAGTCCTGCTGCCTTATCACGAAGGTACCGACACATGTGTTCGCAGTGGGCCTGGACAGTAACTATCTGTTGATTTACTCGTCGATGTCGAAAAATCACATATTTAAGCACTCGTTCGGGCGGAACGTGTCAGTAAACTGCATCAAGCACCACGAAGGACTGCTCTTAGTGGGAACGAATGCAGGGGAGCTGTGCGTGTTTAAACTGCAAGATGGATTCACGA TGAACGACATAGTGGTCAAAAAGTCGGTGCCTGGGGAGTTCTTTGAAGGGAGTCTGCCTGAGGACGCTATAAACTTGACGCTGATCCTGGCCCTGGGAACGGAAGTCAGGCTGGGAAGATGGTCAACAGTGAAGTCGAAGGAGGCAAAGAATTACCTGGTGATTAAGCAGCTGTCGATAAGAAAATGA
- a CDS encoding uncharacterized protein (zinc finger, A20-type domain containing protein), with protein MTTDRDEPTGQPIMCKNNCGFCGSPANENYCSKCYREHLRRKSQLSSSNNVPNKLPTNASDVNATDSATSAGITNDAVADGNSPAAVSQVEGQATEAAVKRKDRCHHCNKLVGLLGFSCRCENVFCSQHRQANLHDCEFDYKGFNKTQLERKSVRVVADKIQRI; from the exons atGACTACGGATAGAGACGAGCCTACG ggGCAGCCTATAATGTGCAAAAATAACTGTGGGTTTTGCGGTAGCCCTGCTAACGAAAACTACTGCTCTAAGTGCTACAGGGAACACCTGAGGCGCAAATCGCAACTTTCGAGTTCGAACAACGTGCCAAACAAGCTTCCGACCAACGCCTCAGATGTCAACGCAACCGACTCTGCAACCTCTGCTGGCATAACCAACGACGCCGTTGCCGACGGGAACTCACCCGCCGCCGTCAGCCAGGTTGAGGGCCAGGCGACCGAGGCCGCtgtgaagaggaaggacAGGTGCCACCACTGCAACAAGCTGGTGGGCCTTCTGGGCTTCTCCTGCAGGTGCGAGAACGTGTTCTGCAGCCAGCACAGGCAAGCCAACCTCCACGACTGCGAGTTCGACTACAAGGGCTTCAACAAGACGCAGCTGGAGAGGAAGTCAGTGAGGGTCGTTGCGGACAAGATACAGAGAATATAA